One Fuerstiella sp. DNA segment encodes these proteins:
- a CDS encoding methyltransferase domain-containing protein, whose protein sequence is MSDTCNSDRVPWDIVVCPACRSDLQTADKTVTCPQCGTVHPVPSAGPADLRLQSEKTVVVQHRLGRSLFDAHPQPDFSPISVNPNATPVLADSDLPIHLTKEQASYLPPAAHPGALCLDLGCGNGEYRAPVEKLGYRWVGVDYGDPDAPVHADAHALPFPDNTFDTVISLAVLEHVQYPHVVLREAWRVLKPGGRMVASVAYLVPFHGASFFNMTHYGAFSAFHDAGFEVLRVAPEKVYLGIRALSFAGLFQGASRWLCYAAVAPLIVAHRLWWRFRRRSAPAQYSIEQMYLLTSGAFTIVANRPRDTEGHD, encoded by the coding sequence ATGTCCGACACGTGTAATTCTGATCGGGTCCCCTGGGATATCGTGGTCTGTCCTGCCTGTCGATCGGATCTGCAGACGGCGGACAAAACAGTCACCTGCCCGCAGTGCGGTACTGTCCATCCGGTTCCCTCCGCCGGCCCCGCTGATCTGCGTCTCCAAAGTGAAAAGACGGTCGTCGTGCAGCACCGTCTGGGGCGGTCACTTTTTGACGCCCATCCGCAACCTGATTTTTCACCGATATCTGTTAACCCGAATGCCACACCGGTGCTGGCCGATTCGGATCTTCCAATCCACCTCACAAAGGAACAGGCCAGCTATCTTCCACCCGCGGCCCACCCCGGGGCACTCTGTCTGGATCTGGGTTGTGGAAACGGTGAGTATCGTGCCCCCGTGGAAAAACTGGGGTACCGCTGGGTCGGTGTTGACTATGGTGATCCGGATGCTCCCGTGCATGCAGATGCTCATGCGCTTCCGTTTCCGGACAACACGTTCGATACCGTTATTTCCCTGGCGGTACTGGAACACGTGCAGTATCCCCACGTCGTTCTGCGTGAGGCATGGCGTGTCCTGAAACCAGGTGGACGAATGGTTGCCAGTGTGGCTTATCTGGTACCGTTTCACGGAGCCAGTTTCTTCAATATGACCCACTACGGAGCTTTCAGTGCCTTTCATGATGCCGGATTTGAGGTGCTGCGTGTGGCACCGGAAAAGGTCTATCTGGGAATCCGGGCGCTGTCGTTTGCCGGTTTGTTTCAGGGGGCGTCCCGCTGGCTGTGTTATGCCGCTGTCGCTCCACTGATTGTGGCTCACCGATTGTGGTGGCGATTCCGGCGTCGCAGCGCTCCTGCACAATACAGTATCGAGCAAATGTATCTGCTGACTTCCGGTGCGTTCACTATTGTTGCCAACAGACCTCGCGATACAGAAGGTCATGACTAA